A stretch of Aedes aegypti strain LVP_AGWG chromosome 2, AaegL5.0 Primary Assembly, whole genome shotgun sequence DNA encodes these proteins:
- the LOC110675366 gene encoding uncharacterized protein LOC110675366: MGGVDTSKWKPRRAQGTVINNTRNKFAWAVLAIGTASFAVYYSIISYIGGSDLKQRMRKDFLEQTEEEIDRRNLMRFSLLAPRKGDTIRKLLEDQETNRTEK; this comes from the exons ATGGGTGGAGTCGATACCAGCAAGTGGAAGCCACGAAGAGCACAGGGCACAGTCATCAACAATACGCGTAACAAATTTGCCTGGGCTGTGTTGGCCATCGGAACCGCTTCTTTCGCTGTTTATTA TTCCATTATCAGCTACATTGGAGGAAGCGACCTGAAACAGCGAATGCgaaaagatttcctggagcaaaccGAAGAGGAAATTGACCGGCGGAATTTGATGAGGTTTAGTTTGCTGGCGCCCCGGAAAGGTGATACCATCCGGAAGCTGCTAGAAGATCAGGAAACGAACCGGACGGAGAAGTAA
- the LOC5570677 gene encoding structure-specific endonuclease subunit SLX4: MLEHTLTDRLDPDQFQLALAMSRSLVDQGGSQPESNASSEDPPEEVAAKASSSSSSLSSEERRILGIRTTLEQYGFKCKNSYNDYDLNVIFGSAPKNVKKIKHNRATMLIRRDREDLVGFMERQAKRLLQEDLDRRFSDLSESELNFRTYGSTVFWMSQNPANSVDNLCEYYVESLVEVSAVRAGYLLKDWRMIPGRERTPERRLKEESHSQEDEALLSPAKNEGQELLEDPEDSLLDMNTVPEEYRQKYNNEVPVHVRVRKAAKQEMVPEGKRSSSPDLFGSDSGGEEDRRNASTKEDAVEVEETPRIESRAEEEDDKFVTAQDSEEIPLTEEQLGGVVRATSSENIFEDSDPIFDYEVYSSEEAKMSSSAPVENECSEHVDHDNQKDVVVVLSSTDDSNSNPINAPKVNLPTNNLAFPSPGKELSFHALAIRHRLSGVPETEVETIELEDDGSEEENENTSVELGRKSEIEADSDNRQAKKRSSISAIDSGISEKDQCFDKTIFPSAAKELSFRVLSAVNQLNGTTNVDLFSTVVEKDNSEITTTERIVVGNDSFKNAEQSPISEQLVNYSESPSGDDSVQECAHEVEQSNDDVIISSSESMIACNAKQTRNSDDISKDTACEGDIEKDEENCSTERISESFDSPTGDDEPEDVLIISDDEVNYSIRQDFSPFYNVSPLSPSEANPDVSQNIVQSMSRAKDCEDLDGTKVYFDVEDYKRLSSDMNNSAEHQKEAEDAAESTVAPDESNRADNTMAFLDGLIKKFNLPTTLTKQSTCDEPKPPDLEDYMNNYEIPDFPDDPDNNSTDVVDDVQEVPMESSAPIPSEQLDLEIEQILSQARITCTQLEQQQRPRASPIRRTTSDSVLAGPSKRNPSIIKSPIVKRKGGFDDKFEDLTRDRAPPPIDIEIRLDCVSPRPDYERMESPELHRELFKYGMKQLKRRKAVQFLNYIYDQTHPFVEVVDEDECICDDEDHGDGNNVAEIMPRRGDNSVPEMENEEYILPSKPRKKTFWCAVPLHIAFHNMIYENPALRRQMLRYQPIDLDAIYSHLKEIGLRYESNDLISFLDKRCITFRTAQGSGSRTKKTPATQAAR; encoded by the exons ATGCTGGAACATACGCTAACGGACCGATTGGATCCGGATCAGTTTCAGCTAGCTCTGGCCATGTCCCGATCGCTGGTCGATCAAGGTGGTTCGCAACCAGAATCAAACGCTTCTTCCGAAGATCCTCCCGAAGAAGTCGCCGCCAAAGCTTCTTCCAGTTCGAGTTCCTTGTCATCGGAGGAACGACGAATACTAGGTATAAGGACCACGCTGGAGCAGTACGGGTTCAAGTGTAAGAACAGCTACAACGACTACGATTTGAATGTGATATTTGGCAGTGCACCGAAGAACGTGAAGAAAATCAAACACAATCGGGCGACCATGTTGATCCGGAGGGATCGCGAAGATTTGGTGGGCTTCATGGAGCGGCAGGCTAAACGCTTGCTTCAGGAGGATTTGGACCGACGGTTTTCCGACTTAAGTGAGAGTGAATTAAATTTTCGGACTTATGGGAGCACGGTGTTCTGGATGAGTCAAAATCCCGCGAATAGTGTGGACAATCTTTGTGAATATTATGTGGAATCGTTGGTCGAAGTCAGTGCTGTGAGGGCAGGTTATCTACTGAAGGACTGGAGAATGATTCCCGGTAGAGAACGAACCCCCGAAAGGAGATTGAAAGAGGAATCCCACAGCCAAGAGGATGAAGCTTTGCTGTCACCTGCAAAAAATGAAGGCCAAGAACTGCTGGAAGATCCGGAGGACTCACTCCTGGATATGAATACCGTTCCGGAAGAGTACCGCCAGAAGTATAACAATGAAGTTCCGGTGCACGTGAGGGTTCGCAAAGCTGCCAAGCAAGAAATGGTTCCAGAAGGCAAAAGGTCCTCTTCGCCTGATCTGTTCGGCTCGGACAGTGGAGGTGAGGAGGATAGAAGAAATGCTTCCACGAAAGAAGATGCGGTTGAAGTGGAGGAAACGCCGCGAATTGAAAGCCGGGCAGAAGAGGAAGATGACAAGTTTGTGACTGCGCAAGACAGTGAAGAAATTCCATTAACGGAAGAACAATTGGGGGGTGTAGTTCGAGCAACAAGTTCGGAaaacattttcgaggactcGGATCCCATTTTCGACTACGAAGTGTACTCCAGCGAAGAAG CAAAGATGTCTTCTTCTGCACCGGTGGAGAACGAATGTAGCGAACACGTGGATCACGACAACCAAAAGGATGTCGTTGTGGTGCTGAGTTCCACTGACGATAGTAACAGCAATCCAATCAACGCCCCAAAAGTGAATCTACCTACCAATAATTTGGCGTTTCCCTCACCGGGGAAGGAGTTATCCTTTCATGCTTTGGCGATCAGGCATAGGTTGAGTGGGGTTCCGGAGACGGAAGTTGAAACAATAGAATTGGAGGATGATGGAAGTGAGGAGGAGAATGAAAATACGTCAGTTGAACTTGgccggaaatcggaaatcgaagcTGATTCTGATAATCGACAGGCAAAGAAGCGATCCTCTATCAGTGCAATTGATAGTGGTATTTCCGAGAAAGACCAGTGCTTTGATAAAACTATATTTCCTTCGGCTGCAAAGGAGTTGTCTTTTCGTGTACTATCGGCTGTGAACCAGTTGAACGGAACAACAAACGTTGATTTGTTCTCAACTGTTGTTGAGAAGGATAACTCCGAAATAACAACGACTGAAAGAATAGTTGTTGGAAACGATTCGTTCAAAAACGCTGAGCAATCTCCAATATCCGAACAATTAGTGAATTATTCAGAAAGTCCCTCCGGCGATGATTCGGTACAAGAATGTGCTCATGAGGTAGAACAAAGTAACGACGATGTGATTATTTCTTCGTCTGAAAGCATGATTGCATGTAATGCAAAGCAAACTCGAAACAGCGATGACATTTCAAAGGATACTGCTTGCGAGGGTGACATCGAGAAAGATGAAGAAAATTGCTCTACTGAACGAATTAGTGAATCATTTGATTCTCCCACGGGTGATGACGAGCCCGAAGATGTACTTATAATTTCCGATGATGAAGTAAACTATTCTATCCGTCAGGATTTCTCACCCTTTTACAACGTTAGTCCATTATCGCCTTCCGAGGCCAATCCTGATGTTTCACAGAATATTGTCCAATCCATGAGTAGAGCGAAAGACTGTGAAGATCTCGATGGCACAAAAGTCTACTTTgacgtagaagattacaaaagATTAAGTTCGGATATGAATAACTCAGCTGAACATCAGAAAGAAGCTGAGGATGCCGCCGAGTCTACAGTCGCTCCAGACGAATCCAATCGAGCCGACAATACCATGGCCTTTTTAGACGGACTTATCAAAAAGTTCAACCTCCCCACGACGTTAACAAAGCAATCAACCTGTGATGAACCAAAGCCTCCCGATCTAGAGGATTACATGAATAATTACGAAATCCCAGACTTTCCCGACGACCCTGACAACAACAGTACTGATGTAGTGGACGATGTGCAAGAAGTTCCGATGGAAAGCTCGGCCCCAATACCATCGGAACAATTAGACCTAGAGATCGAGCAGATCCTTAGCCAGGCGAGGATAACGTGCACCCAACTAGAGCAACAGCAACGACCGCGAGCTAGTCCAATTCGAAGAACGACTTCCGACTCTGTATTGGCAGGCCCTAGCAAACGTAATCCCAGCATCATCAAATCACCTATTGTGAAGCGCAAAGGCGGTTTCGATGATAAGTTTGAAGATCTTACTAGAGATCGTGCGCCTCCACCgatcgatatcgagatacgattAGATTGTGTGAGCCCTCGACCGGATTATGAACGGATGGAGTCTCCTGAGTTACATCGTGAGCTGTTCAAGTATGGTATGAAGCAGTTGAAGCGAAGGAAAGCAGTGCAATTTTTGAACTACATCTACGATCAAACGCATCCGTTTGTGGAGGTAGTCGACGAGGATGAATGCATTTGCGATGACGAAGATCATGGTGATGGTAACAATGTCGCAGAAATTATGCCGCGGAGGGGTGACAACTCCGTGCCGGAAATGGAAAACGAAGAATACATTCTTCCTTCAAAGCCAAGAAAGAAG ACATTTTGGTGTGCCGTCCCGCTTCACATCGCGTTCCACAACATGATCTACGAAAATCCAGCCCTCCGTCGACAGATGCTCCGATATCAGCCAATAGATTTGGATGCGATCTACAGTCACTTGAAAGAAATTGGCCTGCGCTACGAGAGCAAC GATTTGATATCGTTTTTGGATAAACGGTGTATCACGTTTCGAACAGCGCAGGGCAGCGGAAGCCGTACTAAGAAAACACCCGCCACTCAAGCTGCACGCTAA